The Fructilactobacillus myrtifloralis genome segment TCCGTACTTTCACAAGTTAAATCACAACCACTACGACCTCAACCTGGTCCCCGATTTGTTAGATCAGCAGAATGCCAACGTTGCCAAGGGCTCGGACGGAGTGCTACTGCGGGGTAACTGCCAGGCCGATCGTCACAACTTAGAACAGTTTAAAGAGTGGGGCATTAACTACGTTTTCACCCGCACGGTCGGCGTTGATCACATCGACCTTCCGGCTGCCCAGGAATTAGGCATCACGGTAGCGCGGGTGCCCAGCTATTCTCCCTATGCGGTGGCAGAACTGGCGCTGACCCTTGGCATGACCTTGTTTCGCAAGGTCGGTGCTGAACTCACCAACACCCATGCTGGTCGGTTTACGGTTGCCGATTCCTACTTTAGTAAGGAAATTCACAGTTCGACGGTCGGAATCATTGGTTGTGGTCGGATTGGCGCGGCAGAAGCCCGCTTATACGCAGGGATGGGGACCACGGTCCTTGGGTATGATCCCAATTCTTCTGATCCGCATCAAAAAAATGGGATTCCCCTCGTTGACCTCCCTGAACTGCTCCAGCGGGCGGATTTAGTCTCGCTACATGTGCCCTTAATTGCCGGTCAAACCGAAAATCTGATTGGGGCCACCGAACTGCAGATGATGAAACCCGCTGCGATTTTGATTAACACTGCCCGCTCGCAAGTTGTTAATTTAGCGGCCGTCACCACGGCCTTGCAACATCATCAACTAGGCGGTTACGGGGCGGACGTGGTGGTTGACGAACGTCACATTTTTGGGAATGACTTTGCCACCCTCGCGGACCTTCCCAGCCCGGAACTTCGCCACCTCATGGAACACTTTCCCAACGTCATTATCACGCCCCACGTGGGCTCCTTTACCGAACCAGCCCTGCAGGATATGATTACCACCAGTTACCAGAACTTTGCGACGACAATTGCTACGGGCACGTGTCCCAACGTTGTCCAGTAAGCCACCCCTTGACAGACCCGGTTCAGAATTGTTTAATTGAGCCAATCTACCGGCGTTAGCGCCAACTCAGCTTAAACCCAAAGGAGGTTCCCATGTCTAATCCACTAGTTGCCAAAATGAACCGCGAGATGCTCGAGCTCTCCCCTTCGGCTATCCTCAAATTTAACGATGACGTTCACCAAATTCCCGACCTCATCTCGCTAACCCTGGGTGAACCGGACTTTCCGACTCCTGATCACATCAAGCAAGCAGCCATTCGCAGCATTAATTCCAATGAAAGCCACTACGCACCAACCCGTGGTATTAAGCCGTTACGGCAAGCAGCATCCCATTTTCTGGCTCGCAACTACGACTTGCACTATGACCCCGACACAGAAATCATTATGACGGCTGGGGCGACCGGCGGAATTTACACTGCGTTAACCTCCGTTTTAAATCCGGGGGACGACGTTTTGATTCCAACGCCCATCTTCCCGTTGTACATCCCCGTTACCAAACTGCGGGATGCCCATCCGGTGTTCATGGATACGTCAAAAACTGACTTTGTGTTGACCCCCGACCAACTAGAAGCCACCTTAGCCCAACATCCCAACACCAAGGCGATCGTGCTTAACTTCCCCTCTAACCCGACCGGAAAAAGTTACGACCGCGCAGCGTTGGAAGGCTTAGCGACCGTCATCAAAAAGCACGCCATTTTTGTGATTTCTGACGAGATTTACAGCGAATTAACCTATCGGGGCCACCACGTCTCGATTGCGAGTCTACTGCCTGACCAAACCATCTTACTCAATGGAGTCTCCAAATCGCACGCCATGACCGGCTGGCGCATTGGCCTCATGGCTGCTCCCAAAGACATTACCACCCAGCTCGAAAAAATTGATCAGTTTACCATCACTTCGACGACCACGAATGCTCAGTTTGCCGCTGCCGAAGCCCTTGAAAATGGGGCTACTGACACGGCTCAAATGAAAGCTGAGTACGAGCACCGCCGGAATTTCGTGGTAAAGGAACTCCAACAAATGGGATTTGAACTAGCGAGTCCCGACGGGGCCTTTTACATTTTCGCGAAAATCCCGGCGGACCAAATTCAAGCTAGCTTTGCCTTTAGTTATGATTTAGCCCGCAAGGCAAAGGTCGCTGTTATTCCCGGTAAGGCCTTTGGTCCAGGCGGAGAGAGTTACGTTCGGATCAGCTACGCCACCTCCATGGCTAACCTAAAAATGGCCATGGAACGGATTCGCCACTATTTAACCCTGCCCCACTAAAACTGCATCATGGCTGCCAAAAAGCCCCCCATCAATCTGATGAGGGGCTTTTTGGTATTAGTTAACCTGTCGTTAACCGCTGTAATTCTTCGTTTAAAACCTTAATTTGCGCCGTGTACGTTGCAATCCCATAGTTGGCAGTCAAGCGTTGGTTTTCCGTCATTCCCCGGGCTTGCCAGTCAGTCAAATTAGCATGAAGTGCATCTAACTTTAGCTGCTTCAGATCCAGCTCTTGTTGCACTAAAGTCCGTTTTTGCGCCGGCGTCAGTTGGTCCCCAAAGTACATTTTTAACAAGAAATCTGATTTAAAGGTATCTGTCGTAAGATCTGACGTTAGCGCCTGGCGAAATGCTGTTTGGCCAGCTGGTAAAATTGAAAACACGTTTTTATTGGGCTTTTCCGTTTGATTAACCTGCCGCTTAGTCACCAGCTCATCCTGTTCAAGCTTCCGTAACGTCGGATAAATCATCCCATAGCTGCCATCATAGAAATGACTCAACTGGTTTTGAATAATTTCGTTGATCTCGTAGCCCGTCAACGGTCCCCGGGTTTCTAGTAGACCCAAAATAATTTCTTTCCCCTTCATCCTTCGCCCTCCTATAACTATCGTTGGTGTCATTATAAGCGACTTTTCGTCGAAAAGGGAAACTTTTTTCTTAACTTAGAACCTTTAAAAACATTTCAATCTCACCATTGGCTAATCCATTCGCACCTTTTCTTCATGACCAGCCTCACGAAAAAAGCGGCACCAGGGTATTCAGCATCCAGACTAAAAAACCGCCAACCGGAAAAATCAACCACCAGTCTCGGTGGAGAAATTCCCACCCGTTCATCTGGGGTTGGTTGGGCAAACACCAATTCGTCAAGCGAGCACTCCAACAACTCCGTTAATTTAATTAACGTGTTGAGATCCGGAGTCGCTGTTCCAGCTTCCCACTTGGAGACCGCTTGGCGCGAAATAAATAGCTCCTCAGCTAATTCCGTCTGCGATAATCCGCGGTTGCTCCGTAATTTTTTTAATTGCTGTGCAAATTTATTTTTCATGAGCACCCTTCCTTTCACGGTTACTGTTATTATTACCAATCTAATCTAATTTGCAAAGCAAATTTTGCCCGGGCTCCGCATCCAATCCGGACAACCCCGCCCCTTTCAGTTGCCACCCAGCATCGCTAAGTTGCCTCGAACCACTTCAATTGCCACCAACGAAAAAAGCACCGCAACGATTGGTTGCGATGCTTTTTATGTGTACTTTAATAACCAGCCGGAAGCTTCCAGAAGCTTTGCTTGTTGTGATCCTTCAGATATTGTTTAAATTCCTTGGAGTGGTAAGCCCTGTTAACTGCCTTCGCCCACTTCTGCTTCGAGCTCTTCTTATCCACAGCTGCAACGAGGTAGTAATCTGGTTTGATGTCTTCTGATAGTAACATCGTTTTTGTCGAAATCTTAGCTGGATAAGCCGTCGATCCCGGTAAGATTACGTACGCAAAGTCTGATCGTGACCGCGGAATTTGCACGTCCTGCATTTCTTTAATCTTTAAATCATATTTTTTGGTAGCAATATCCTTACTGGTAGCTTTAATCGGATCAACTCCCGGTTTTAGCGTGATCCATCCGGCTTTAACCAGCACGTTGTAGGCCCGCGCCA includes the following:
- a CDS encoding NAD(P)-dependent oxidoreductase; its protein translation is MFKITAYGVRPIEVPYFHKLNHNHYDLNLVPDLLDQQNANVAKGSDGVLLRGNCQADRHNLEQFKEWGINYVFTRTVGVDHIDLPAAQELGITVARVPSYSPYAVAELALTLGMTLFRKVGAELTNTHAGRFTVADSYFSKEIHSSTVGIIGCGRIGAAEARLYAGMGTTVLGYDPNSSDPHQKNGIPLVDLPELLQRADLVSLHVPLIAGQTENLIGATELQMMKPAAILINTARSQVVNLAAVTTALQHHQLGGYGADVVVDERHIFGNDFATLADLPSPELRHLMEHFPNVIITPHVGSFTEPALQDMITTSYQNFATTIATGTCPNVVQ
- a CDS encoding aminotransferase class I/II-fold pyridoxal phosphate-dependent enzyme, producing MSNPLVAKMNREMLELSPSAILKFNDDVHQIPDLISLTLGEPDFPTPDHIKQAAIRSINSNESHYAPTRGIKPLRQAASHFLARNYDLHYDPDTEIIMTAGATGGIYTALTSVLNPGDDVLIPTPIFPLYIPVTKLRDAHPVFMDTSKTDFVLTPDQLEATLAQHPNTKAIVLNFPSNPTGKSYDRAALEGLATVIKKHAIFVISDEIYSELTYRGHHVSIASLLPDQTILLNGVSKSHAMTGWRIGLMAAPKDITTQLEKIDQFTITSTTTNAQFAAAEALENGATDTAQMKAEYEHRRNFVVKELQQMGFELASPDGAFYIFAKIPADQIQASFAFSYDLARKAKVAVIPGKAFGPGGESYVRISYATSMANLKMAMERIRHYLTLPH
- a CDS encoding PadR family transcriptional regulator, producing MKGKEIILGLLETRGPLTGYEINEIIQNQLSHFYDGSYGMIYPTLRKLEQDELVTKRQVNQTEKPNKNVFSILPAGQTAFRQALTSDLTTDTFKSDFLLKMYFGDQLTPAQKRTLVQQELDLKQLKLDALHANLTDWQARGMTENQRLTANYGIATYTAQIKVLNEELQRLTTG